The DNA segment GCTTTACTGCTTCCGCCTTCCACCATGTAGGTCGCCAGCGTCCACGGACTGCCGGAGAAGCCAATCAGCGGCACGTCGCCTTTTAGCTCGCGACGAATCGTGCGTACCGCATTCATCACGTAGCCCAGTTCATCTTCCGGATCGGGAACCGGCAGTTTGTCGACATCGGCTTTGCAAGCCACCGGAGCGGTGAAACGCGGACCTTCGCCGGCTTCAAAATAGAGCCCCAGCCCCATCGCATCCGGAATGGTCAGGATATCCGAGAAGAGGATCGCCGCATCAAGCGGATAACGGCGCAGCGGCTGGAGCGTCACTTCACAGGCCAGCTCGGCATTTTTGCATAGCGACATAAAATCGCCCGCCTCTGCGCGGGTGGCTTTATATTCCGGTAAATAGCGGCCCGCCTGGCGCATCATCCATACCGGGGTGACATCAACGGGCTGGCGCAGCAGCGCACGCAGATAACGATCGTTCTTCAGTTCGGTCATTTTTGCAGTTCCTTATTGCGTCAGGCCGTCAGTGTATCATGTCATTCATACTCAGCCCGACACATTGCCACGGTATCTTCGATCAGACGCCGTGCGACGGTGCCTGGCGGCGGCAGGAGCGGTAGATCATCGTAGCGATACCAGTTAGCCTCCAGCAGCTCTTTCGGGTCGATGACGATCTCGCCGCTGTCATACTCCGCCATAAACGCGGTCATCAGCGACATCGGGAAAGGCCACGGCTGCGAGGTGATATAGCGCAGGTTTTTAATTTTAATGCCGCTCTCTTCCATCACCTCACGCGCCACCGCCTGTTCCAGGGTTTCACCCACCTCAACAAATCCGGCAAGTACGGTATGTACGCCGTTGCGATGGCGAACGTGTTGGGCAAGCAGGATCGAATCCTCACGGCGAATGGCGACGATAATGCAGGGGG comes from the Citrobacter amalonaticus genome and includes:
- the nudC gene encoding NAD(+) diphosphatase, which gives rise to MDRIIEKLDHGWWIVSHEQKLWLPHGELPHGDAANFDLVGQPALQIGEWEGEPVWLVLQHRRHEMGSVRQVLDQDAGLFQLAGRGVQLAEFYRSHKFCGYCGHPMQPSKTEWAMLCTHCRERYYPQIAPCIIVAIRREDSILLAQHVRHRNGVHTVLAGFVEVGETLEQAVAREVMEESGIKIKNLRYITSQPWPFPMSLMTAFMAEYDSGEIVIDPKELLEANWYRYDDLPLLPPPGTVARRLIEDTVAMCRAEYE